In Streptomyces chartreusis NRRL 3882, the following are encoded in one genomic region:
- a CDS encoding LacI family DNA-binding transcriptional regulator, with the protein MKDVAARAGVGLKTVSRVVNGEPGVTPETERRVQEAIDALGFRRNDSARVLRKGRTASIGLVLEDLADPFYGPLSRSVEEVARAHGALLINGSSAEDPDREQELVLALCARRVDGLVVIPAGDDHRYLEPELKAGVATVFVDRPAGHIDADVVLSDNFGGARDGVAHLIAHGHRRIGFIGDMPRIHTAAERLRGYRAAMEDADIPVADSWMSLGATDPERVRSAAEGMLSGRNPVTAIFAANNRVTVTVIRVLAEQARRVALVGFDDIELADLLQPGVTVVAQDAAAIGRTAAERLFRQLDGTLVTPERIELPTRLITRGSGELPPAD; encoded by the coding sequence ATGAAGGACGTCGCGGCACGCGCCGGGGTCGGGCTCAAGACGGTCTCCCGCGTCGTGAACGGGGAGCCGGGCGTGACCCCGGAGACGGAGCGGCGTGTCCAGGAGGCGATCGACGCCCTCGGCTTCCGCCGCAACGACAGCGCGCGGGTGCTGCGCAAGGGCCGTACGGCGAGCATCGGACTGGTCCTGGAGGACCTCGCGGACCCGTTCTACGGACCGCTGAGCCGGTCGGTCGAGGAGGTGGCCCGCGCGCACGGCGCCCTGCTGATCAACGGCTCCAGCGCGGAGGACCCGGACCGCGAGCAGGAGCTGGTGCTGGCCCTGTGCGCACGGCGGGTGGACGGGCTGGTGGTGATCCCGGCCGGGGACGACCACCGGTATCTGGAGCCGGAGCTCAAGGCTGGTGTCGCCACGGTGTTCGTGGACCGGCCGGCCGGGCACATCGACGCCGACGTGGTCCTCTCGGACAACTTCGGCGGTGCCCGGGACGGCGTCGCCCACCTCATCGCGCACGGGCACCGCCGGATCGGCTTCATCGGCGACATGCCCCGCATCCACACCGCAGCCGAGCGGCTGCGCGGCTACCGGGCGGCGATGGAGGACGCGGACATACCGGTGGCGGACTCCTGGATGTCCCTGGGTGCCACCGACCCCGAGCGGGTGCGCAGTGCGGCCGAGGGGATGCTGTCCGGCCGGAACCCGGTCACCGCGATCTTCGCCGCCAACAACCGAGTGACGGTCACCGTGATCCGCGTGCTCGCCGAGCAGGCCCGCCGGGTCGCCCTGGTCGGCTTCGACGACATCGAGCTCGCCGACCTGCTCCAGCCGGGCGTCACCGTCGTCGCCCAGGACGCGGCGGCCATCGGCCGTACCGCCGCGGAACGCCTCTTCCGGCAGCTGGACGGCACCCTCGTCACCCCCGAGCGC